A window of the Corynebacterium minutissimum genome harbors these coding sequences:
- the lysS gene encoding lysine--tRNA ligase, translating into MSEKKNTEVNDVPEQLRIRREKRARLLESGTDPYPVTVERTISMKDLRQKYQVLAEGEEPSGDEGVTYLNAGEETDVEVAIAGRLIFMRNTGKLCFATLQDGDGTQVQAMLSLAEVGEERLAAWKSDVDLGDFISVRGRVIASRRGELSVMASAWTMAAKSLRPLPVSFADMNEETRVRQRYNDLIVREEARKNAMTRVKVMRALRNYLEGEGFVEIETPMLQTLHGGAAARPFVTHSNALDIDLYLRIAPELFLKRAVVGGIDRVFEINRNFRNEGVDRSHSPEFAMLETYAAWGDYDDCARTTRESIQAVARAVFGSTTVTLADGTEYDFGGDEWPEIEMYPSLNEALQRKFPGQPEVTIDTDVETLKGIADVIGLDVPKNGGWGHGKLVEEIWEVLCEDQLEGPIFVKNFPVETSPLTRQHRSKPGVTEKWDLYVRGFELATGYSELVDPVIQRERFEDQARLAAGGDEEAMVLDEDFLAAMEQGMPPTAGTGMGVDRLLMALTGLGIRETVLFPIVKPEA; encoded by the coding sequence GTGAGCGAGAAGAAGAATACTGAAGTTAACGACGTCCCTGAGCAGCTGCGCATTCGCCGCGAGAAGCGCGCACGTCTGCTGGAATCCGGCACCGATCCTTACCCGGTGACTGTTGAGCGCACGATCTCCATGAAGGATCTGCGCCAGAAGTACCAGGTGCTGGCTGAAGGCGAAGAGCCTAGTGGTGATGAGGGAGTTACCTACCTTAACGCCGGCGAGGAGACCGACGTTGAGGTTGCTATCGCTGGCCGCCTAATCTTTATGCGCAATACAGGCAAGCTGTGCTTCGCCACCTTGCAGGATGGCGACGGCACCCAGGTACAGGCCATGCTCTCCCTGGCTGAGGTCGGCGAAGAGCGCCTTGCGGCCTGGAAGTCTGACGTCGACTTGGGTGACTTCATCTCCGTGCGTGGCCGCGTTATTGCTTCGCGCCGCGGGGAGCTGTCCGTCATGGCTTCCGCATGGACCATGGCTGCTAAGTCCCTGCGCCCGCTGCCGGTCTCCTTCGCTGACATGAATGAGGAGACCCGCGTTCGCCAGCGCTACAATGACCTCATCGTGCGCGAGGAGGCCCGCAAAAATGCCATGACCCGTGTCAAGGTCATGCGTGCGCTGCGCAATTACCTGGAGGGTGAGGGCTTCGTAGAGATCGAAACCCCGATGCTCCAGACCCTGCATGGCGGTGCGGCTGCCCGCCCCTTCGTAACCCACTCCAATGCGCTGGATATTGACCTTTACCTGCGCATCGCCCCGGAGCTCTTCCTGAAGAGGGCCGTCGTTGGCGGCATTGACCGCGTGTTTGAGATCAACCGCAACTTCCGTAATGAGGGCGTCGACCGCTCCCACTCCCCAGAGTTCGCCATGCTGGAAACCTACGCCGCTTGGGGCGACTACGACGACTGCGCACGTACCACTCGCGAGTCCATCCAGGCCGTGGCCCGCGCCGTCTTCGGCTCCACCACCGTGACGTTGGCTGATGGCACCGAGTATGACTTCGGCGGCGACGAGTGGCCGGAGATTGAGATGTACCCCTCCCTCAATGAGGCTCTGCAGCGCAAGTTCCCGGGCCAGCCCGAGGTCACCATTGACACCGACGTGGAAACGCTGAAGGGCATCGCTGACGTCATTGGTCTTGATGTGCCGAAGAACGGCGGCTGGGGCCACGGCAAGCTGGTCGAGGAAATCTGGGAGGTTCTTTGTGAGGACCAGTTGGAAGGTCCGATCTTTGTGAAGAATTTCCCGGTGGAAACCTCCCCGCTGACCCGTCAGCACCGCTCCAAGCCAGGCGTTACCGAGAAATGGGACCTCTACGTCCGCGGATTCGAGCTTGCTACCGGCTACTCCGAGCTGGTGGACCCGGTTATCCAGCGTGAGCGCTTCGAGGACCAGGCTCGCTTGGCCGCCGGTGGCGATGAGGAAGCCATGGTGTTGGATGAGGACTTCCTGGCAGCCATGGAGCAGGGTATGCCGCCGACAGCCGGCACCGGAATGGGCGTTGACCGTCTGCTCATGGCCCTGACCGGCCTGGGTATTCGTGAGACTGTTCTCTTCCCGATTGTGAAGCCGGAGGCCTAA
- the folP gene encoding dihydropteroate synthase, with translation MAVSNLTVPGRTLVMGILNVTEDSFSDGGRWIKVDDALAHAHNLVDAGADMIDVGGESTRPGAVRVAAEEEESRVVPVIKALHEEGIKTSVDTMRASVAAAAAEAGVDMINDVSGGAADPDMYRTMAATGLPVCLMHWRTVQFGSAAGVADHGGDVVRDVHDSLAALADSALAAGVSHDNIVVDPGLGFAKSPQDNWALLKALPEFLQGEFPLLVGASRKRFLAAIREDRGAESSPLLADPATAAVTAISAQMGAWGVRVHEVDVSRDAVDVAAAWNSGAAYTGGAHASGSYANGADGGTVVSTSLGRA, from the coding sequence ATGGCAGTCAGCAACCTCACCGTCCCCGGCCGCACGTTGGTCATGGGAATCCTCAATGTCACGGAGGATTCCTTCTCCGACGGAGGGCGCTGGATCAAGGTAGATGATGCCCTTGCACACGCCCACAACCTCGTGGACGCGGGCGCGGACATGATTGACGTCGGCGGCGAGTCCACCCGCCCCGGTGCGGTGCGCGTGGCTGCCGAGGAGGAAGAGAGCCGCGTCGTGCCCGTCATCAAGGCACTGCACGAGGAGGGGATAAAGACCTCGGTGGATACGATGCGGGCGTCGGTAGCCGCAGCGGCAGCCGAAGCCGGCGTGGACATGATTAATGATGTCTCCGGTGGCGCTGCCGACCCGGACATGTATCGCACCATGGCTGCCACGGGTCTTCCGGTGTGCCTGATGCACTGGCGCACCGTTCAGTTCGGCAGCGCGGCCGGTGTGGCGGACCACGGCGGCGATGTAGTGCGCGATGTGCACGATTCTTTGGCGGCGCTGGCGGATTCCGCACTGGCCGCCGGCGTCAGCCACGACAACATCGTGGTCGACCCCGGCCTAGGCTTTGCCAAGTCCCCGCAGGATAACTGGGCGCTTCTCAAGGCCCTGCCGGAGTTCCTCCAGGGCGAATTCCCACTGCTCGTGGGGGCCTCCCGCAAGCGCTTCCTCGCGGCTATTCGGGAGGACCGCGGGGCCGAGTCCAGCCCGCTGCTCGCGGATCCGGCCACCGCGGCCGTCACGGCAATCTCCGCACAGATGGGCGCGTGGGGCGTGCGCGTGCACGAAGTGGACGTCTCGCGCGATGCCGTGGATGTTGCCGCCGCCTGGAATTCAGGCGCGGCGTATACGGGCGGCGCGCATGCCTCCGGAAGTTACGCCAACGGTGCCGATGGTGGCACGGTGGTCTCGACGTCTTTGGGAAGGGCCTAA
- the folE gene encoding GTP cyclohydrolase I FolE, with protein sequence MSDNIPAQREFDHERAEAAVRELLIAVGEDPDREGLRETPARVARAYAEVFAGLHEDPTEVLHKTFAEEHQELVLVRDIPIYSTCEHHLVPFYGTAHIGYIPGPDGHVTGLSKLARLADMYAKRPQVQERLTSQIADALVEVLHAQSVIVVIECEHLCMAMRGIRKPGATTTTSAVRGGFKKNAASRAEVMSLIRS encoded by the coding sequence ATGAGCGATAACATCCCAGCTCAGCGCGAATTCGACCACGAGCGCGCGGAAGCCGCCGTGCGCGAGCTGCTCATCGCCGTGGGCGAGGACCCCGACCGCGAGGGCCTGCGCGAGACCCCAGCGCGCGTGGCTCGTGCCTATGCGGAGGTCTTCGCCGGGCTGCACGAAGACCCCACGGAGGTCCTCCACAAGACCTTCGCCGAGGAGCACCAAGAGCTCGTCCTCGTGCGCGATATCCCCATCTACTCCACGTGCGAGCACCACCTCGTGCCCTTCTATGGCACGGCGCACATCGGCTACATCCCGGGCCCTGACGGTCATGTCACCGGCTTGTCCAAGCTGGCACGCCTGGCGGATATGTACGCCAAGCGTCCGCAGGTGCAGGAACGCCTGACCAGCCAGATCGCCGATGCGCTGGTGGAGGTTCTCCACGCCCAGTCCGTCATCGTGGTCATCGAATGCGAGCACCTGTGTATGGCGATGCGCGGCATCCGCAAGCCGGGGGCAACGACGACGACGTCCGCGGTGCGCGGCGGTTTCAAGAAGAACGCGGCCTCCCGTGCGGAGGTCATGAGCCTGATTAGGAGCTAA
- a CDS encoding 2-dehydropantoate 2-reductase produces the protein MKIGILGAGAIGGYFGGKLKAAGHDVAFVARGETLRVLGETGVTLIDAHAEPTTTEVIKVPAAQSFAEVKKLLGGLDVAIIASKALPGNETFGSAADREVLQGIPVVTTHNSVEIPYLAAEEFGEENILAGVARVYATRLGPAQIKRNPGPLSLAFGPLSADAPESLCRTGEELAAALKEAGASSKFHDAALVDVWSKAMFVTSTGALGALVDKPIGYLCQEIPGQLEAFMREVEAVGRALGVDLPDNVVEQTMEFARQQHPDNTSSMQRDIKEGLPNELDAQVGAIRRMGAKAGVKTPLWDFAQDVLEAQLRSS, from the coding sequence ATGAAGATCGGAATTCTGGGAGCCGGCGCCATCGGCGGATACTTTGGCGGAAAACTGAAAGCAGCGGGCCACGACGTCGCCTTCGTCGCTCGTGGTGAGACCTTGCGGGTGCTGGGAGAGACGGGCGTGACGCTGATCGACGCCCACGCAGAGCCCACCACCACCGAGGTCATTAAGGTCCCGGCTGCGCAATCCTTTGCTGAGGTCAAGAAGCTCTTGGGTGGGCTGGACGTGGCGATTATCGCGTCGAAGGCGCTGCCGGGTAACGAGACCTTTGGCAGCGCTGCAGACCGCGAGGTCCTGCAGGGGATCCCTGTGGTGACCACGCACAACTCGGTAGAGATTCCATACTTAGCGGCCGAGGAATTCGGGGAGGAAAACATCCTCGCCGGTGTTGCTCGCGTCTATGCCACCCGTCTGGGGCCGGCTCAGATCAAGCGCAATCCGGGGCCCTTATCCCTGGCTTTCGGTCCGCTGAGTGCCGATGCACCGGAGTCCCTGTGTCGCACGGGTGAGGAGCTGGCGGCCGCTCTCAAGGAGGCGGGTGCCTCCAGCAAATTCCACGACGCCGCGCTTGTCGACGTCTGGTCGAAAGCCATGTTCGTTACCTCCACAGGTGCCTTAGGCGCCTTGGTGGATAAACCAATTGGTTACCTTTGTCAGGAAATCCCCGGCCAGCTTGAGGCCTTTATGCGCGAAGTCGAGGCAGTTGGACGTGCACTCGGTGTGGACCTGCCCGACAATGTGGTGGAACAGACCATGGAGTTCGCCCGCCAGCAGCACCCGGACAACACGTCCTCCATGCAGCGTGACATCAAAGAAGGTCTACCAAACGAACTTGACGCCCAGGTCGGAGCAATCCGACGCATGGGCGCCAAGGCTGGGGTCAAGACCCCATTGTGGGACTTCGCGCAGGATGTGCTCGAAGCCCAGTTGCGCTCGTCCTAA
- the folB gene encoding dihydroneopterin aldolase: MADRIELTGLECFGYHGVFEEEKKTGQPFIVDVTCWLDTAGIEDDLSRTVDYAELADVAAGIVEGPSRDLIETVAAEVAETAMERFDILHAIEVTIHKPKAPIPRTFADVAVVARRSRKRMAG, from the coding sequence ATGGCGGATCGTATCGAACTTACTGGCCTGGAGTGCTTTGGCTACCACGGCGTCTTCGAGGAAGAGAAGAAGACGGGGCAGCCCTTCATCGTGGATGTCACCTGTTGGCTAGACACCGCGGGAATCGAGGATGACTTAAGCCGTACGGTGGATTACGCCGAGCTTGCCGACGTCGCCGCGGGCATCGTCGAAGGCCCGTCCCGCGATCTCATCGAGACAGTGGCCGCGGAGGTCGCCGAGACTGCAATGGAGCGCTTCGATATTCTTCACGCCATCGAGGTGACCATCCACAAGCCGAAGGCACCCATCCCACGCACCTTCGCCGACGTGGCCGTTGTAGCCCGCCGCTCCCGGAAGAGGATGGCAGGCTAA
- a CDS encoding PhoX family protein — protein MALHGRNLLTNMFTSSRSSLTCTYKCGNACFGECENTSDNPYFGDQFSRRTALRAGGLAVVAVGGSSALAACAAPGEEDSAAGSSAAGKTSEVKESEIELTSAEGMHFEKVEPNTKDEVVIPKGYEQSVLIAWGDPVIEGAPEFDVNNQTAEAAEKQFGFNNDFAGLIEHPDDKNRLIYMCSHEYTTEPMMFPDYDPENPTEEQVKIGWAGHGHTILEVSKVGDTGELKREFGPLNRRITATTPFTLVGPAKGSDFVKTSADQKGEKVLGTLNNCSGGVTPWNTMLSGEENFDQYFAGGDVKDEKAAESLKRFGIKEGPSDRKWEKYDDRFDVTKEPNEPNRFGWLVEINPLDPESTPVKHTAVGRYKHEAGNIHIAKDGTVVCYSGDDSRFEYIYKFVSSKKYKEGDLKHNMSILDHGTLYVAKMEGNSPEKEIDGSGVLPEDGAFDGSGEWVKLLTSDTENNKFESHVDGMSAEEVAIFTREAADKVGATKMDRPEDVEISPANDKVYVALTNNKYRGATGENAKKNQEDPMEYAPVKENKNGLVMEIEDDHAGEKFTWNLLLVCGDPKEANTYFGGFDKEKVSPISCPDNLAFDSHGNLWISTDGNALDSNDGLYAVTVDGETRGELKCFLTVPAGAETCGPIVDDDRVMVNVQHPGEADDATFENATSHWPDGGNSTPRPAVVVVWKKDGKIGSK, from the coding sequence ATGGCACTTCACGGCCGCAACCTCTTGACTAACATGTTCACTTCTTCTCGTTCCTCCCTTACCTGCACCTACAAGTGCGGTAACGCCTGCTTCGGCGAATGCGAGAACACCTCTGATAACCCGTACTTCGGTGACCAGTTCTCCCGTCGTACCGCTCTGCGCGCCGGCGGCTTGGCTGTCGTCGCCGTCGGTGGCTCCTCCGCCCTGGCTGCGTGTGCCGCTCCGGGTGAGGAAGACTCTGCTGCTGGCAGCAGCGCCGCTGGCAAGACCTCCGAAGTCAAGGAATCGGAAATTGAGCTGACCTCCGCTGAGGGCATGCACTTCGAGAAGGTCGAGCCGAACACCAAGGATGAAGTTGTTATCCCGAAGGGCTACGAGCAGTCCGTTCTTATCGCCTGGGGCGACCCGGTCATCGAAGGCGCTCCGGAGTTCGACGTCAACAACCAGACCGCCGAGGCTGCTGAGAAGCAGTTCGGCTTCAACAATGACTTCGCAGGCCTCATCGAGCACCCAGATGACAAGAACCGCCTCATCTACATGTGCTCCCACGAGTACACCACCGAGCCGATGATGTTCCCGGACTACGATCCGGAGAACCCGACCGAAGAGCAGGTCAAGATTGGTTGGGCTGGCCACGGCCACACCATCCTCGAGGTCTCCAAGGTGGGCGACACCGGTGAGCTCAAGCGCGAATTCGGTCCGCTCAACCGCCGTATCACCGCCACCACCCCGTTCACCCTGGTTGGTCCGGCAAAGGGCTCTGACTTTGTCAAGACTTCTGCTGACCAGAAGGGCGAGAAGGTCCTCGGTACCCTCAACAACTGCTCCGGTGGCGTGACCCCGTGGAACACCATGCTGTCCGGCGAGGAGAACTTCGACCAGTACTTCGCTGGTGGCGACGTCAAGGATGAGAAGGCTGCCGAGTCCCTCAAGCGTTTCGGCATCAAAGAGGGCCCGTCCGATCGTAAGTGGGAGAAGTACGATGACCGCTTCGACGTCACCAAGGAGCCGAACGAGCCGAACCGCTTCGGCTGGCTCGTAGAAATCAACCCGCTCGATCCGGAATCCACCCCGGTTAAGCACACCGCAGTGGGCCGCTACAAGCACGAGGCCGGCAACATCCACATCGCCAAGGACGGCACCGTGGTGTGCTACTCCGGTGATGACTCTCGCTTCGAGTACATCTACAAGTTCGTCTCCTCCAAGAAGTACAAGGAAGGCGACCTCAAGCACAACATGTCCATTCTGGACCACGGCACCCTCTACGTCGCCAAGATGGAAGGTAACTCCCCAGAGAAGGAAATCGACGGTTCCGGTGTCCTGCCGGAGGACGGCGCTTTTGACGGCTCCGGTGAGTGGGTCAAGCTGCTGACCTCTGACACCGAGAACAACAAGTTCGAGTCCCACGTTGATGGCATGTCCGCTGAGGAAGTTGCCATCTTCACCCGTGAGGCTGCCGACAAGGTCGGCGCTACCAAGATGGACCGCCCGGAGGACGTGGAGATCAGCCCGGCCAACGACAAGGTCTACGTTGCTCTGACCAACAACAAGTACCGCGGTGCTACTGGCGAAAACGCCAAGAAGAACCAGGAAGACCCGATGGAGTACGCTCCGGTCAAGGAAAACAAGAACGGCCTCGTCATGGAGATCGAGGACGACCACGCTGGTGAGAAGTTCACCTGGAACCTTCTGCTGGTCTGTGGTGACCCGAAGGAAGCCAACACCTACTTCGGTGGCTTCGACAAGGAGAAGGTCTCCCCGATTTCCTGCCCGGATAACCTGGCCTTCGATAGCCACGGCAACCTGTGGATTTCCACCGACGGCAACGCCCTGGATTCCAACGACGGTCTGTACGCCGTGACTGTCGACGGTGAGACCCGCGGCGAGCTCAAGTGCTTCCTCACCGTCCCGGCTGGTGCTGAGACCTGTGGCCCGATTGTTGATGATGACCGCGTGATGGTCAACGTTCAGCACCCGGGTGAGGCCGATGACGCCACCTTCGAGAACGCTACCTCCCACTGGCCTGACGGTGGCAACTCCACCCCGCGTCCGGCCGTGGTTGTGGTCTGGAAGAAGGACGGCAAGATCGGTTCTAAGTAA
- the folK gene encoding 2-amino-4-hydroxy-6-hydroxymethyldihydropteridine diphosphokinase, with the protein MRAVLSIGSNMEDRRALLQTVFDEFADETIAASPVYATPPWGVTDQGDFLNAVLIVDVDCTPLELLRRGQKLEEAAERVRVRHWGPRTLDVDIVQIDGVTSDDPELTLPHPYAHQRAFVLVPWLAADPDAELNGTSVRELIAGLDEEEVAAVKEVNE; encoded by the coding sequence ATGCGCGCAGTCCTGTCCATCGGCTCCAATATGGAAGACCGCCGCGCGCTCCTCCAGACCGTCTTCGACGAGTTTGCCGATGAGACCATCGCCGCCTCTCCGGTCTATGCCACCCCACCGTGGGGAGTGACAGACCAGGGAGATTTCCTCAATGCGGTGCTCATCGTGGACGTGGACTGCACTCCGCTGGAGCTTCTGCGCCGCGGGCAGAAGCTGGAGGAGGCTGCCGAGCGTGTCCGCGTGCGGCACTGGGGCCCGCGCACTTTGGACGTGGACATCGTGCAGATAGACGGCGTGACTTCCGACGACCCAGAACTTACCCTTCCGCACCCGTATGCACACCAGCGCGCCTTCGTGCTCGTGCCGTGGTTGGCCGCGGACCCAGACGCGGAGCTCAACGGCACCTCAGTGCGCGAGCTCATCGCCGGCCTCGACGAGGAGGAGGTTGCGGCGGTAAAGGAAGTGAATGAGTAA
- a CDS encoding DUF6779 domain-containing protein — protein sequence MTSPQHSPEPPHEPAASQISQPAAEFKTTSDSKTDAGSIGLIILVILAVIASLVMLISGSANALKIALLASLWAAVLGFFLVVRYRRQAQEAKELLDVERAHAASTLTASGAGAADNSEVLAEIRSELEAIRTQIEEISGREWVYEPAALYAEARRIQELERKAGSAGVDERGDANSVNFTQKSGGAPTADAVAGRLGTQPTHPVSNPLDNLIAEKPAAKPAGKPQPQPAEQPTGQQQPQRSQQQPQRSQEQGARPAPFGEPRSSQGQAPAFRPMGEPRREDQPAQPTQTPQPTRSAQTPKPVQSDHVTQAPKPAQSAQSVKRAADGPSTETTTQQQPEFKTDSFQAVQWNQGAAGAQHVKEDAGSARPHHRHRKPEADSAQQAARAEDTRGRRRSDEKREGAVSVAELMARSKRGKEQRNKDDKK from the coding sequence ATGACGAGCCCGCAGCATTCTCCCGAGCCCCCGCACGAGCCGGCCGCATCGCAGATTTCGCAGCCAGCGGCTGAGTTTAAGACCACGTCTGACTCAAAGACAGACGCCGGTTCCATCGGACTTATCATCCTGGTCATCTTGGCAGTGATTGCCAGCCTGGTCATGCTCATTTCAGGCTCGGCCAATGCCCTTAAAATTGCGTTGCTGGCATCCTTGTGGGCTGCGGTGCTGGGCTTCTTCCTTGTGGTGCGCTACCGCCGCCAGGCCCAGGAAGCCAAGGAACTGTTAGACGTGGAACGTGCTCACGCTGCGTCCACCCTGACGGCCTCCGGTGCGGGAGCCGCGGACAACAGCGAGGTTCTCGCAGAAATCCGCTCTGAGCTCGAAGCCATCCGCACTCAGATTGAGGAGATCTCGGGCCGCGAATGGGTCTACGAACCCGCAGCCCTGTATGCGGAGGCTCGCCGCATCCAGGAGCTGGAGCGCAAGGCTGGCAGCGCCGGCGTGGATGAGCGCGGCGATGCCAACTCCGTGAACTTCACCCAGAAGTCTGGCGGTGCCCCGACTGCCGACGCCGTCGCGGGCCGCCTTGGCACCCAGCCCACCCATCCCGTGAGCAACCCGCTGGATAACCTGATTGCGGAGAAACCCGCGGCCAAGCCTGCCGGTAAGCCACAGCCGCAGCCGGCGGAGCAGCCAACTGGTCAGCAACAGCCGCAGCGCTCGCAGCAACAGCCGCAGCGCTCGCAGGAGCAGGGAGCACGACCGGCACCGTTTGGCGAGCCGCGCTCCTCGCAGGGCCAGGCCCCGGCATTCCGCCCGATGGGCGAGCCGCGCCGAGAGGACCAGCCCGCGCAGCCGACGCAGACGCCGCAACCGACGCGATCTGCACAGACGCCGAAGCCAGTGCAATCGGACCACGTCACGCAGGCGCCGAAGCCTGCGCAGTCTGCTCAATCGGTTAAGCGCGCAGCAGATGGTCCGTCGACTGAGACGACGACGCAGCAGCAGCCGGAGTTCAAGACCGATAGCTTCCAAGCCGTGCAGTGGAACCAGGGTGCTGCAGGTGCGCAGCACGTCAAGGAGGATGCTGGCTCCGCGCGGCCGCACCACCGTCACCGCAAGCCGGAGGCAGACAGCGCGCAGCAGGCAGCGCGGGCAGAGGACACTCGCGGCCGCCGCCGCAGTGATGAGAAGCGCGAGGGCGCGGTCTCCGTGGCTGAGCTCATGGCGCGAAGCAAGCGCGGAAAGGAACAGCGGAACAAGGACGACAAGAAGTAG
- a CDS encoding DUF3180 domain-containing protein, whose product MTRTSISALVGTALFVAAAAAILTTRFYGSMLAIPATVSISLWAMAVVCGVLTLKVRSAKEDEHGIGLDNSQLNPMTIAQFLLVGKASAWTGAIVGGAYAGIAVYVVPRVGELVAASGDLAGVLASTLGGAAMSVAGVVLERHCEVPPPSDGAQAVS is encoded by the coding sequence ATGACGAGGACGTCGATTAGCGCGCTCGTTGGCACGGCCCTGTTTGTAGCCGCCGCGGCTGCTATTCTCACCACCCGCTTTTATGGCTCGATGCTGGCTATCCCAGCAACGGTATCGATTTCCCTGTGGGCCATGGCGGTGGTGTGCGGCGTCCTTACCCTCAAGGTGCGCAGTGCTAAGGAAGATGAGCACGGAATCGGTTTGGACAACTCGCAGCTTAACCCCATGACCATTGCGCAATTCTTGTTGGTCGGCAAAGCCTCAGCATGGACCGGCGCCATTGTGGGCGGGGCCTACGCCGGCATCGCCGTGTACGTCGTGCCGCGCGTCGGCGAACTCGTGGCCGCCTCCGGGGACCTCGCCGGAGTGCTTGCTTCCACCCTGGGTGGGGCAGCGATGAGTGTAGCCGGCGTGGTGTTGGAGCGACACTGCGAGGTTCCACCTCCATCCGACGGAGCACAAGCGGTAAGTTAG
- a CDS encoding pantoate--beta-alanine ligase, whose protein sequence is MAEQLLVEDIERIRMVGSAYRKTGKRVVLVPLGRDIHAGHLALVQAAQRVRGGVVVVAVDDDADITALDGVDVVWRYGTQSQRTRILAPDHGMEDVSAELTRIVALTCALGPSDVFMGEKDYELLVATQQAFTDLHIGVRVQGVPSVRMPDGVVMSLRNADVAPEAREQACALSAALTAGAYAAESGAEEVVRVAREVLTAAGVEPEYVELRGRDLGEAPAEGDARLFIAATIGGVRLIDNAGVPLGIGFRNLEQRG, encoded by the coding sequence GTGGCAGAGCAACTCCTAGTGGAGGACATCGAGCGCATCCGCATGGTCGGCAGTGCCTACCGCAAGACAGGCAAGCGGGTGGTGCTCGTGCCGCTGGGCCGTGACATCCATGCGGGTCACTTGGCTCTGGTGCAGGCAGCACAGCGCGTGCGTGGAGGCGTGGTTGTCGTCGCCGTTGACGACGACGCTGACATCACCGCCCTCGACGGCGTCGACGTGGTGTGGCGCTATGGCACGCAGAGCCAGCGCACGCGGATCCTCGCGCCCGATCACGGCATGGAAGATGTGAGCGCGGAGTTGACCCGCATTGTGGCGCTGACCTGTGCTTTGGGTCCCAGCGATGTGTTCATGGGGGAGAAGGACTACGAGCTGCTCGTGGCTACCCAACAAGCTTTTACGGACCTTCACATCGGGGTGCGTGTGCAGGGCGTGCCCTCGGTGCGCATGCCGGATGGGGTGGTGATGAGCCTACGCAACGCTGACGTGGCACCCGAAGCACGCGAGCAAGCCTGCGCCTTGTCAGCGGCACTCACCGCCGGTGCGTACGCGGCGGAATCCGGGGCTGAAGAGGTCGTCCGCGTGGCACGTGAGGTGCTCACTGCCGCAGGCGTCGAGCCGGAATACGTGGAGCTGCGCGGGCGCGACCTGGGTGAGGCCCCCGCAGAGGGCGATGCCCGCCTCTTTATCGCAGCCACCATTGGTGGCGTGCGGCTCATCGACAACGCAGGCGTGCCGTTGGGCATTGGCTTCCGCAATCTGGAGCAGCGTGGATAA